The region ACGTCGAGGCGATCGCGAGCGGCGGCAGCGCGAGCACGAGCGCGGCGAGCCAGATGCGGAGGCGGGGCGACATGGTCGTCCCATCCTGGCGGAGGCGCGCGTCGGCGGCGCGCGGAGGTCAGGAGCGCGGGCCGCGGGTTCCGCAACGATGTTGCGGAATTCCTCGGCTCAGGGCTTCCCCGGCCCAGGCCCCGTCGGGGATGCGCCAGTCGATCGGCGGCGCGCCCTGCGCGACGAGCGCCTCGTTCGCACGCGAGAACGGGCGCGAGCCGAAGAACCCGCGACGTGCGCTGAGCGGCGAGGGGTGCGCCGAGACGATCGTCGGCACGCCCTCGAGCAGCGGCGCGAGCGACTGCGCCTTGTTGCCCCACAGGATGGCCACGAGCGGCGCGCGCGAGCCGTCGGGCCGCTGGCGCGCGACGAGCGCGCGGATCGCTGCCTCCGTCACGCGCTCCCATCCCCAGCCCCGGTGCGAGTCGGTGACCCCCGCCTGCACCGTGAGCACGCGGTTGAGCAGCAGCACGCCCTGATCGGCCCATGCCGAGAGGTCGCCGTGCGGCACCGGCTCGAGCCCCAAGTCGTCGTGCAGCTCGCGGTAGATGTTCACGAGCGATCGCGGCAGCGGCCGCACGTGCCGCTCGACGGCGAACGCGAGCCCGATCGAGTGGCCGGGCGTCGGGTACGGGTCCTGCCCCACGACGAGCACCCGCACGTCGTCGAGCGGCCGTCGGAAGGCGCGCAGCACCGCGTCGCCCGGCGGGAGGTACGGCCGCCCCTGGGCGACCTCGGCGCGCAACCGCTCGCCCAGGTCGCGCACGACGTGCTCGACCGGGCGGAGCGCATCCGCCCATGCTCCATCGAGCCGGCCCGCGTCGACGAGCTCGTCGAGCGCCTCCGTCATGCCCCGAGCACGGCCACCGAGACGCGCTCGGTGTCGACCTCGCGCTCGGCCGCCCACACGCTCCCCTCGCCCGCGACGACGAGTCCCCCCGCGCCGACGACGAGCGACGTGCACTCGTCGATCGCGACCACCCGGTCGGCGAGGCCCGCGTGCACGATCGCGACGGCGCGCGAGAGGTTGCCGTACTGCGCCGCGTGCACGTCGACGACGAGGTCGACGAGGCCGAGGC is a window of Agrococcus sp. Marseille-Q4369 DNA encoding:
- a CDS encoding uracil-DNA glycosylase, with the protein product MTEALDELVDAGRLDGAWADALRPVEHVVRDLGERLRAEVAQGRPYLPPGDAVLRAFRRPLDDVRVLVVGQDPYPTPGHSIGLAFAVERHVRPLPRSLVNIYRELHDDLGLEPVPHGDLSAWADQGVLLLNRVLTVQAGVTDSHRGWGWERVTEAAIRALVARQRPDGSRAPLVAILWGNKAQSLAPLLEGVPTIVSAHPSPLSARRGFFGSRPFSRANEALVAQGAPPIDWRIPDGAWAGEALSRGIPQHRCGTRGPRS